The nucleotide window CGGTGCTCGTCGTCGGTCCCGACGACCACTGACCGGGGCAGTTTCTCTCGGCGCGTTTCTTCACTCGGTGCGTTCCTTCACTCGGTGCGTTCCTTCACTCGGTGCGTTCCTTCACTCGGTGCGCCTCCTCCTTTCGATCCGTCCTGGGCGGGCGTCCCCGCCGCACGCGACCGGTTAAGTGGTCACGGTCCCAACGGTCGGTGTGACTGACGTAGGCATCGTCGGCGCGGGTGCCGGGGCGGCCGCGGCGGCGTTCGTCATCGATCGGACCGTGCCCGACGCGGACGTGACCGTCGTCGAGAAGTCCGGGGGGCTGTGCGGGCGCGCGGCGACCCGCCGCCACGACGACCTCACGTACGACTACGGGGCGAACTACCTGAAGAGCGACGACGACCGCGTCGTCGAACTGATCACGGAGACGCTCGACGACGAGGGGCTCGTCGACGCGACCGAGCCGGTGTACACCTTCGACGTCGACGGGACGGTGTCGCCCGGCCGCGACGCCGACGAGCACAAGTGGAGCTACCGGCGGGGGCTCACGCAGATCGCCAAGCGGCTGTTCGGCCGCACCGACGCGACGGTCCACCGACGGACCCGCGTCGAGACGGTCCGCCGAGTCGACGGCGCGAACCCGACCGACGACGGACGCTGGGAACTCGACGACGCCGACGGGGAGACGCACGGGCCGTTCGACGTCCTCCTCATGAATCCGCCGGCCCCGCAGACCGCCGAGCTGCTCCGGACGGCCGAGTGGGACGACCCGCTCCGAGAGACGCTCGTCGAGGCGGTCGGCGCGGTCGAGTACGGCAGCGTCTGGACCGCGGTGTTACACTACCCGTTCGCGCTCGATGTCCCCTACTACGCGCTCGTCAACACCGACAAGGAACACGCGGTCGGGTGGGTCTCCCGCGAGGAATGTAAGGCCGGTCACGTCCCCGACGGGGAGACGCTGCTCGTCGTCCAGGCCGGCGGCGCGTGGTCGGCGACGCACTACGACGACGACCCGGCCGAGAACGTCGCCGCGCTGGCGGCGCACACCGCCGACATCCTCGGCGATGAGCGACTCGCCGACCCCGCGTGGACCGATCATCAGGGGTGGCGCTACGCGCTCCCCGAGGACGGCGTCGACCGCGGTCCGGTCGACTCGGCGCGGGACGCGGGGCTGTACCTCCTCGGCGACTGGGTCGCGGGCGAGGGCCGCCTCCACGCCGCACTCGCGAACGGACTCGACGTCGGCGAACGCGTCGCGTACGGGATCTGAAAACGACCGACTGCGACGCGGGCGACCGCGTCGCGGTCGGAAAAGGGATCTTCTCGAAATCGGTTCGACGACGGCCCGACGGGAGCCGGACGGTCGCGCGGTCAGTTCGTCGTAATGCGGTACTCGACGGTGCCCAGTCCGGGGAGCGTGAGCGTCTGGACGCGGCCGCTGCGCCGTCGCAGGGTCCGCAGGACGGACCGCGAGAGGACGGCGAGCGCGACGGTGCCGGTCAGCAGCGCGACGGTGGCGACCGGGTACGCGAGCGCGACGAACGGGACGATGACGAGCGCTAAGTACACGAGCGTCCCCAGCGGGGAGCGTCCGGCGGGCGGCGATTCGGATCCGGCGGGTCGGTGCTGCTCCGCCGAGGTGATAGAGCCTTGGTACATATCTCACCGTACACGCTCCGACGACTAAAACCTTTCACTTCTCAAATAGGTTTTGAGAAATGCTACCACACCTCTCCCAATTAGAGGTTCTAAAACGGTTGTTAATGGGGTGTAAGACGTACCATGGTAGACGTTATTATACTTCTCATAATTTTGTGACTTCCGTCGAACCGCGGTCGCGATCGGCTCCGATGCCGGGAGTTTTTGACGGACGAATGCGGCGTTCGCGGTC belongs to Halorubrum sp. DM2 and includes:
- a CDS encoding FAD-dependent oxidoreductase; this translates as MTDVGIVGAGAGAAAAAFVIDRTVPDADVTVVEKSGGLCGRAATRRHDDLTYDYGANYLKSDDDRVVELITETLDDEGLVDATEPVYTFDVDGTVSPGRDADEHKWSYRRGLTQIAKRLFGRTDATVHRRTRVETVRRVDGANPTDDGRWELDDADGETHGPFDVLLMNPPAPQTAELLRTAEWDDPLRETLVEAVGAVEYGSVWTAVLHYPFALDVPYYALVNTDKEHAVGWVSREECKAGHVPDGETLLVVQAGGAWSATHYDDDPAENVAALAAHTADILGDERLADPAWTDHQGWRYALPEDGVDRGPVDSARDAGLYLLGDWVAGEGRLHAALANGLDVGERVAYGI